One genomic window of Sulfurovum lithotrophicum includes the following:
- a CDS encoding bifunctional DedA family/phosphatase PAP2 family protein, giving the protein MTDILNHSILPFVEHFQHYAVWVAFFAAFGETLIGLGFLLPGSTFLLFLGVLAGQGYFDISTLLLSAVVGAYLGDITNYHIGKHYGTALLGKSWIPFSNEQLSGAHKFLNTHGSKSVFLARFLPGLKESVPFLAGSLKMQRSKFLFWDFFGAVGWSLEFIGIGYLFSASLALAQVWLSRTVTVLAILIFLLILLYILKQFIVHNAHSAKIILLSLWHSFLQNPFVSGIIKTHPKSTAFIKSRFDQTTFYGLPLTLLSVAFISVLALFAGIVEDFLTQDPIVYVDHIVANLMVGWRTPEMTTFFTWITYLGMKEILVLFLAAATVILLLYKKYNDLVALYLSLGGSAIFMSLGKLAFHRPRPETALYFESSYSFPSGHATLAVAFYGFLGYLLIRYAHTLKTKVNIFFGTTILILLIGLSRIYLGEHYISDIYSGYLIGTLWVITAIALLHWLTYKKNFTQKNPFGKAKTISITVASIAVGLYLLFGLNFHYKPAIHPATKTVKLDSLKTLFNKSSNRFAQNIFGLDSQPINIIMAAKHKEEICPVLKKAGWKNLNTDKKLGIPLFWQAKEPICSLHMKKENRLYILRIWDTDAFYKGKQIYVAGANAITGKYWGIIPVFIKDLDHARDFVVKDLQVKAHVKRDKPVQINEPFIKENLFGHSYFSDGKAEMLSFWKNRIKSFN; this is encoded by the coding sequence ATGACAGATATACTGAATCATTCCATTTTACCTTTTGTTGAACATTTTCAACATTATGCAGTGTGGGTGGCCTTCTTTGCAGCATTCGGTGAGACGCTGATCGGTTTGGGTTTTTTATTGCCCGGTTCAACATTCCTGCTTTTTCTTGGAGTCCTGGCCGGACAAGGATATTTTGATATTTCCACATTGTTGTTATCTGCAGTAGTGGGTGCTTATCTGGGGGATATCACCAACTATCACATCGGTAAACATTACGGTACTGCATTATTGGGCAAATCATGGATACCTTTTTCCAATGAGCAGCTCAGTGGAGCACATAAGTTTCTCAATACACATGGATCAAAATCTGTTTTTCTAGCCCGTTTTTTACCCGGATTAAAAGAGAGTGTACCTTTTCTTGCAGGCTCTTTGAAAATGCAGAGAAGCAAATTTCTTTTTTGGGATTTCTTTGGAGCTGTCGGCTGGAGTCTGGAGTTTATAGGTATAGGCTACCTTTTCTCTGCATCACTTGCCCTTGCACAGGTATGGCTGAGCCGTACGGTTACTGTCCTTGCTATACTCATTTTTCTTTTGATTTTGCTCTATATTTTAAAACAGTTTATCGTACACAATGCACACTCAGCGAAAATAATACTTCTTTCATTATGGCACTCTTTTTTGCAAAATCCTTTTGTATCAGGAATAATAAAGACCCATCCAAAATCCACAGCATTCATCAAAAGCCGTTTTGACCAAACTACATTTTACGGACTTCCTCTTACACTGCTTAGTGTGGCATTTATATCGGTTTTGGCACTTTTTGCAGGTATTGTCGAAGATTTCCTCACCCAGGATCCGATCGTCTACGTGGATCATATCGTTGCAAATCTCATGGTGGGCTGGAGAACACCGGAGATGACCACTTTCTTTACCTGGATCACCTATCTTGGTATGAAAGAGATCTTAGTACTTTTTCTTGCAGCGGCTACTGTTATTTTGCTTTTGTATAAAAAATATAATGACCTTGTTGCACTCTATCTTTCTCTTGGAGGATCAGCCATTTTCATGTCTCTTGGTAAACTTGCTTTCCACCGCCCACGGCCGGAAACAGCACTTTATTTTGAATCTTCCTATTCATTTCCAAGTGGACACGCTACACTTGCAGTAGCTTTTTATGGATTTTTAGGATATTTGCTCATACGGTATGCACACACTTTAAAAACAAAGGTCAATATATTTTTTGGCACAACGATATTGATTCTGCTGATAGGCTTAAGCCGTATTTACCTGGGAGAGCATTATATCAGTGATATCTATAGCGGATACCTGATAGGTACATTGTGGGTGATCACGGCTATTGCCTTGCTTCACTGGCTTACTTACAAAAAAAATTTTACTCAGAAAAATCCATTTGGAAAAGCAAAAACGATCAGTATCACAGTGGCGTCCATAGCAGTAGGTCTTTATCTGTTATTTGGTTTGAATTTTCATTATAAACCTGCCATCCATCCCGCAACAAAAACAGTTAAACTAGACAGCCTAAAAACGTTATTTAACAAAAGTTCCAACAGATTTGCCCAAAATATCTTCGGCCTCGACTCCCAGCCGATAAATATCATCATGGCAGCAAAGCACAAAGAAGAGATTTGTCCTGTCTTGAAAAAAGCCGGCTGGAAAAATTTGAACACTGATAAAAAACTCGGTATCCCTCTCTTCTGGCAGGCAAAAGAGCCGATATGCAGTTTACATATGAAGAAAGAAAACAGACTGTATATATTGAGAATATGGGATACAGATGCATTCTATAAAGGCAAGCAGATATATGTTGCCGGTGCCAATGCCATCACTGGTAAATACTGGGGTATCATACCGGTTTTCATAAAAGATCTTGACCATGCCAGGGATTTTGTAGTGAAAGACCTTCAAGTAAAGGCTCATGTCAAAAGGGATAAACCCGTTCAGATAAATGAACCTTTTATCAAAGAAAATCTCTTCGGACATTCCTATTTTAGTGATGGAAAGGCAGAGATGTTGTCTTTTTGGAAAAATAGGATAAAATCATTTAACTGA
- a CDS encoding LTA synthase family protein has product MNKGRFRFAANFIAVFIFVSFITRIVLLAMTYDQADTGIVELIKVFFIGVFYDFVAVSYYLIPFVTYLIIVPRKIFNSTLHKIISLLIYFAVIYTVVFNGFSEYFFWEEFGKRFNFIAVDYLVYTHEVIHNILESYPIPLLVVIILLITGGIFYVNHKKSDLHKAAFQCDMPFSKRLKIGSIYLALPLLFFVFLDKQTLTENVPNKFDQELAKNGFYSLFSAFRHNELDYDEFYKTLDNESVFRRLHVLLQRENATFKTNDIHDITRVVNNDGPAHRYNIVLIMVESLSAEYLGAFGDKRGLTPHLDALAKKSLFFNNLYATGTRTVRGMEAVTLSLPPTPGRSIVKRPDCQHMNSAGFVFQNLGYENKFIYAGHGYFDNMNYFFSNNGFEVVDRFDFKDNEVTFSNVWGVCDEDLLNKVSKEADKSFAEQKPFFSFVMTTSNHRPYTYPDGKIDIPSHTGRSGGVKYTDYAIDKFFKEASKKPWFDNTIFVVVADHNGGSAGKTALPVWRYKIPLFIYAPKLIKPKVVSKLASQVDIVPTLLGILGQSYEAKFYGDDILRPDHRERAFIGNYQKLGLFRNNTLTVLSPDKTVQNYKVKKQTLYSVEYAEEKPSEEDANDTVTYYQSVSYLYKHNLLRVFGKK; this is encoded by the coding sequence ATGAATAAAGGAAGGTTCAGGTTTGCAGCCAACTTCATTGCTGTTTTCATTTTTGTAAGTTTCATTACAAGGATCGTGTTACTGGCAATGACTTATGATCAGGCAGATACGGGTATTGTTGAGCTGATAAAAGTCTTTTTCATAGGGGTATTCTATGATTTCGTAGCTGTTTCCTACTATCTGATACCATTTGTTACCTATCTTATTATCGTGCCCCGGAAGATCTTCAACTCAACCCTTCACAAGATCATCAGTCTGCTGATCTATTTTGCTGTGATCTATACGGTGGTGTTCAATGGTTTCAGTGAATATTTTTTCTGGGAAGAATTTGGGAAACGTTTTAACTTCATCGCGGTGGATTATCTGGTCTATACACATGAAGTGATACATAATATTCTGGAATCATACCCTATACCGCTTCTTGTAGTGATCATTCTGCTCATTACGGGAGGGATCTTCTATGTCAACCATAAAAAGAGTGACCTGCACAAGGCTGCATTTCAATGTGACATGCCGTTTTCTAAACGACTGAAAATTGGGAGTATCTATCTTGCACTGCCGCTGCTTTTCTTTGTATTCCTGGACAAGCAGACTCTGACAGAAAATGTTCCGAACAAGTTCGACCAGGAGTTGGCAAAGAATGGTTTCTATTCACTTTTCAGTGCCTTCAGACACAATGAACTGGACTATGATGAATTTTACAAAACACTGGATAATGAAAGTGTGTTCAGACGCCTGCATGTTCTTCTACAAAGAGAGAATGCGACCTTTAAAACGAACGATATCCATGATATTACCAGAGTGGTTAACAATGACGGACCGGCACATCGTTACAATATCGTCCTGATCATGGTGGAGAGTCTCAGTGCGGAATACCTTGGAGCGTTCGGTGACAAAAGAGGGCTGACCCCGCACCTGGATGCATTGGCGAAAAAATCACTCTTTTTCAACAATCTGTATGCGACAGGTACAAGAACAGTCAGGGGTATGGAAGCGGTCACGCTCTCTCTGCCACCGACACCAGGTAGAAGTATTGTTAAAAGACCCGATTGCCAGCACATGAACTCTGCAGGTTTTGTCTTTCAAAACCTGGGCTATGAAAATAAATTTATCTATGCTGGTCACGGTTACTTTGACAATATGAACTACTTTTTTTCCAATAACGGGTTTGAAGTGGTGGACAGATTTGATTTCAAGGATAATGAAGTGACATTCTCCAATGTATGGGGTGTCTGTGATGAAGATCTTCTGAACAAGGTCAGCAAAGAGGCAGACAAATCTTTTGCGGAACAGAAACCTTTTTTCAGTTTTGTCATGACCACCTCGAACCACAGACCCTATACCTATCCTGATGGCAAGATCGACATTCCTTCCCATACAGGACGCAGCGGCGGGGTAAAATACACCGATTATGCCATTGATAAATTTTTTAAAGAGGCATCCAAAAAACCATGGTTTGACAATACGATCTTCGTAGTCGTTGCAGACCACAACGGGGGAAGTGCGGGCAAAACAGCACTACCGGTATGGCGCTACAAGATACCACTTTTTATCTATGCACCAAAACTTATCAAGCCGAAAGTTGTCAGCAAGCTTGCTTCACAGGTAGATATCGTACCTACGCTTTTGGGGATCCTCGGACAGAGCTATGAGGCCAAATTTTATGGAGATGATATTTTAAGACCGGACCACAGGGAAAGGGCATTCATAGGCAACTACCAAAAACTGGGGCTTTTCAGAAACAATACCCTGACCGTACTCTCGCCGGACAAAACAGTACAGAATTACAAAGTGAAGAAACAGACACTCTACAGTGTGGAATATGCTGAAGAAAAACCATCAGAGGAAGATGCAAACGATACGGTTACCTACTATCAGAGTGTGAGTTATCTGTATAAGCATAACCTGCTAAGAGTATTTGGTAAAAAATAG
- a CDS encoding phosphoethanolamine transferase, with protein sequence MRQLSQQKLIVFTSIFLVVFDNYAFFSKTLKVYPFSLGNIGFLLSLVVVLTSLIVFLFALVSSKYTTKPIIIIVLLISSFTSYFMNSYHVVINDEMIRNIIQTNLNESMDLLSVKLVLYFLFLGALPSYIVYRTNIQYKGFKNEMWSKIKVMGISLLLILVCIFLFSKHYTSFFREHKPLRYSTNPIYWVYSTGVYLHQSFNSGPVIIKPIGTDAKIIETDSNEKHKELVIMVVGEAARADHFSLNGYQRETNPLLKKEDIINFPNMYSCGTSTAESVPCMFSVFDKADYSYKKSISTENVLDVLNHTGEVDILWRDNNSDSKGVALRVPYEDYKIPKNNSICENGECRDEGMLIGLDQYIAKHKGKDILIILHQMGNHGPAYYKRYPKEFEKFIPVCKTNELGECSKKEITNAYDNAILYTDYFLSKVIKLLKKYDNSYNTAMIYMSDHGESLGEHGVYLHGLPYFMAPEAQTHIASLMWFGKNMKKEINIDKIKSRKNKKYSQDNLFHSLLGIFEVKTDIYKQKEDIFHE encoded by the coding sequence ATTAGACAGTTATCTCAGCAAAAACTCATTGTATTTACGAGTATATTTTTAGTCGTCTTTGACAATTATGCATTTTTTAGCAAAACATTAAAAGTTTATCCTTTCAGTTTAGGCAATATCGGATTTTTATTATCCCTGGTTGTCGTATTAACATCATTGATAGTTTTCCTATTTGCATTGGTAAGTTCCAAATATACTACAAAGCCGATCATCATTATTGTTTTGCTCATATCGTCATTTACAAGCTACTTTATGAACAGCTATCATGTGGTTATCAATGATGAGATGATACGAAATATCATTCAAACAAATTTAAATGAATCCATGGATCTGTTAAGTGTCAAACTGGTTTTGTACTTTTTATTTCTTGGTGCTCTACCCTCCTATATTGTGTATAGAACAAATATACAATACAAAGGGTTTAAAAATGAAATGTGGTCTAAAATTAAAGTAATGGGTATCTCACTACTGCTTATTCTTGTGTGTATATTTTTATTCAGTAAGCACTATACCTCATTTTTCAGGGAGCATAAACCACTCAGATACTCTACAAACCCTATATATTGGGTATATAGCACAGGTGTCTATCTGCATCAATCATTCAATAGTGGTCCGGTTATTATAAAACCTATTGGTACAGATGCGAAGATCATAGAAACTGACAGCAATGAAAAGCATAAAGAACTGGTCATTATGGTCGTAGGAGAAGCTGCACGGGCTGACCATTTTTCTTTAAACGGATACCAAAGAGAGACCAATCCGTTATTGAAAAAAGAAGATATCATCAATTTTCCCAATATGTATTCATGCGGAACCAGTACAGCAGAGTCCGTCCCCTGCATGTTCTCCGTTTTTGACAAAGCTGATTACAGTTACAAGAAAAGTATATCGACTGAAAATGTTTTAGATGTATTGAATCATACAGGTGAAGTAGATATTTTATGGCGGGATAATAATTCTGACAGTAAAGGGGTAGCACTAAGGGTTCCTTACGAAGACTATAAAATACCCAAAAACAATAGTATCTGTGAGAATGGTGAGTGTAGAGATGAAGGAATGCTGATAGGACTTGATCAATATATTGCAAAACATAAAGGAAAGGATATTTTGATCATACTGCATCAAATGGGGAATCATGGTCCGGCATATTATAAAAGATATCCAAAAGAATTTGAAAAATTCATTCCGGTATGCAAAACCAACGAGTTGGGAGAGTGCAGCAAAAAAGAGATAACAAATGCATATGATAATGCGATTTTATATACAGATTATTTTTTATCAAAGGTAATCAAGTTGTTAAAAAAATATGACAATTCATACAATACAGCCATGATATATATGAGTGATCATGGCGAGAGTTTGGGAGAACATGGTGTGTATCTCCATGGCCTGCCCTACTTTATGGCTCCTGAAGCCCAAACGCATATTGCTTCTTTGATGTGGTTTGGTAAGAATATGAAGAAGGAGATAAATATAGACAAGATAAAGAGTCGGAAAAATAAAAAATATTCGCAAGATAATCTTTTTCATTCACTGTTGGGTATTTTTGAAGTAAAAACAGATATCTATAAACAAAAAGAGGACATTTTTCATGAGTAG
- a CDS encoding TetR/AcrR family transcriptional regulator: MNEQSVKTPLSKGGRTKEKILKNALKLFSSKGYKATTVRDIAGAMGVKQSALYNHFKNKDEILETLISNLTSSAIVTLFDDKEGQELHKQGKSLLMNLATTFKLIGFDSQNEALLKLLMQEIYRNERIREIYNEHFYQENVKKLSGFFFAMMQDGMIESSDPLLLANEFFSPLFFYQMQVSLLKLDKKSTSSVVSLFEKHVDFFWDNIKIEKQETLF; this comes from the coding sequence ATGAACGAGCAGAGCGTTAAAACTCCCCTATCCAAAGGGGGAAGGACTAAAGAGAAAATACTGAAGAATGCCCTGAAACTCTTTTCATCTAAAGGGTACAAGGCAACAACGGTAAGAGATATAGCAGGGGCGATGGGAGTGAAGCAGAGTGCGCTCTATAACCACTTCAAGAACAAAGACGAGATACTGGAAACACTTATAAGCAACCTGACCTCGTCAGCCATTGTTACTTTATTTGACGATAAAGAGGGCCAGGAGCTCCATAAACAAGGGAAATCACTTCTCATGAACCTTGCCACTACCTTTAAGCTTATAGGCTTTGACAGCCAAAATGAGGCGCTTTTAAAGCTTTTGATGCAGGAGATCTACCGTAACGAGCGTATACGGGAGATATATAACGAGCATTTCTACCAGGAGAACGTCAAAAAGCTCTCCGGTTTCTTCTTTGCGATGATGCAGGATGGGATGATCGAGTCCTCAGACCCCCTTTTGTTGGCAAATGAGTTCTTTTCTCCCCTGTTCTTCTATCAGATGCAGGTTTCTTTGCTAAAATTAGATAAAAAATCGACCTCTTCAGTGGTATCTCTGTTTGAAAAACATGTTGATTTCTTCTGGGATAACATTAAAATAGAGAAACAAGAGACGCTTTTTTAG
- a CDS encoding class I SAM-dependent DNA methyltransferase — MENKIDHFAHKSKSWDMNSKRVQNAKGIANLIVNNIELSPSMEIMDFGAGTGLLSYFVAPHVGRIVAVDNSPSMLLEFTKKCDEFGCEIEVVEKDLSIDTLERKFDGIISSMTIHHVEDQKALFSKFYDMLNEGGFIAIADLDSEDGSFHSDNTGVFHHGFDRQALEKIAKEAGFKDIRFDLANTINKPHRDFTVFLMTAVK; from the coding sequence ATGGAAAACAAAATAGATCACTTCGCACACAAGTCAAAATCATGGGATATGAACTCGAAAAGAGTACAGAATGCCAAAGGTATTGCAAATTTAATAGTAAATAATATAGAACTCTCCCCTTCTATGGAGATCATGGACTTTGGTGCAGGAACAGGATTGTTGAGTTACTTTGTTGCACCTCATGTAGGCAGAATCGTAGCGGTAGACAATTCCCCTTCCATGCTTCTTGAGTTCACGAAAAAGTGTGACGAGTTCGGTTGTGAGATCGAGGTGGTTGAAAAAGACCTCAGTATCGATACGCTCGAAAGAAAATTTGACGGTATCATCTCCTCCATGACCATTCATCATGTTGAAGATCAAAAGGCCCTCTTCTCCAAGTTCTACGATATGCTCAATGAGGGTGGTTTCATTGCCATAGCCGATCTTGACAGTGAGGATGGCAGCTTTCACAGTGACAACACCGGTGTCTTTCATCATGGTTTTGACAGACAGGCACTCGAAAAGATCGCCAAAGAGGCCGGATTTAAAGATATCCGCTTTGATCTGGCCAATACGATCAACAAACCACACCGTGACTTTACTGTCTTTTTAATGACTGCTGTGAAATAG
- a CDS encoding DUF2238 domain-containing protein, with translation MKYLWLSIFFAVLVWSAIDPKDQFTWFLEVFPALIGFVLIVVTYRKFPLTPLLYTLILVHMIILMVGGHYTYAEVPLFDWIREVLHQSRNNYDKVGHFMQGFEPAILAREILIRKEIVHGSRIWLNYIVLSIVLAFSAFYELVEWWVALATGDDAEAFLGTQGYVWDTQSDMMYALIGGITALLLLARWHDRQLRAIQ, from the coding sequence ATGAAATACCTGTGGCTAAGTATCTTTTTTGCTGTTCTGGTCTGGTCGGCTATAGATCCGAAAGACCAATTTACCTGGTTTCTGGAAGTCTTCCCCGCACTGATCGGCTTCGTACTGATCGTAGTCACTTATAGAAAGTTCCCGCTCACACCCCTGCTCTATACATTGATATTAGTACATATGATCATTTTAATGGTTGGCGGCCACTATACCTATGCGGAAGTACCTCTTTTTGACTGGATCAGGGAAGTACTGCATCAGAGCAGGAACAATTACGACAAAGTCGGACATTTCATGCAGGGCTTTGAGCCTGCCATACTTGCCAGAGAGATACTGATAAGAAAAGAGATCGTTCATGGGTCACGTATCTGGCTGAACTACATCGTTCTCAGTATCGTCCTGGCGTTTTCCGCTTTTTATGAACTGGTCGAGTGGTGGGTTGCCCTGGCAACGGGCGATGATGCAGAAGCATTTCTTGGTACACAGGGCTATGTCTGGGATACGCAGTCAGATATGATGTATGCGCTCATCGGCGGCATAACTGCCCTGCTTCTGCTCGCCCGCTGGCATGACAGGCAATTGCGGGCAATACAGTAA
- a CDS encoding protoglobin domain-containing protein yields MQHYRDLKEHYQFTEEEAQLLKELQPRMEKLADEFIDGFYDYIWGFGKTAQFLKNKDIIAYHRKKIKEWFINLFCGQYDMPYFMYLYKIGEIHVKIGLPTHYVNSAFTYVRTFILSSIEENFKDKQHHVQEIKAVEKIIDMNLDVLTSSYREEELSKFLSLSKIEKNILSGLKNFNSYINYFLAGALAVVAFFAIGLFVYDIYLLFFTDIKIEKGILTVLGSLLVLWASIELIHEEINHLQGKGFAIGAFIMLAMAALIRKVLIYSLSSEKGEELLIIAAVIVGLAISYWLVGAKKRTTIA; encoded by the coding sequence ATGCAACATTATAGAGACTTAAAAGAGCACTATCAATTTACTGAAGAAGAAGCTCAATTATTAAAAGAACTTCAACCTCGCATGGAAAAACTTGCTGATGAATTTATAGATGGCTTTTATGATTACATATGGGGTTTTGGTAAAACCGCTCAATTTCTAAAGAACAAAGATATTATCGCTTACCATAGGAAAAAAATCAAAGAGTGGTTTATTAACCTATTTTGTGGACAGTATGATATGCCTTATTTTATGTATCTTTACAAAATAGGTGAAATACATGTCAAGATCGGATTGCCTACACACTATGTCAATTCTGCATTTACCTATGTTAGAACTTTCATACTTTCAAGCATAGAAGAAAACTTCAAAGACAAACAACATCATGTACAGGAAATAAAGGCAGTTGAAAAAATAATTGATATGAATCTTGATGTACTCACAAGTTCTTATAGAGAAGAAGAGTTGAGCAAATTTTTGTCTCTTTCTAAAATAGAAAAAAATATTTTATCAGGTTTGAAAAACTTCAATTCATATATCAACTACTTTTTGGCAGGGGCATTGGCAGTAGTAGCATTTTTTGCCATAGGACTTTTCGTATACGATATTTATCTACTCTTTTTTACTGATATAAAAATAGAAAAAGGAATACTCACAGTTCTTGGTAGTTTACTTGTGTTGTGGGCATCTATAGAATTAATTCATGAGGAAATCAACCATTTGCAAGGCAAAGGATTTGCAATTGGTGCATTTATTATGCTTGCAATGGCGGCACTGATTAGAAAAGTATTAATATATTCTCTCTCTTCTGAAAAAGGAGAAGAATTATTGATTATTGCTGCTGTTATTGTTGGTTTGGCTATTTCATATTGGCTTGTAGGAGCAAAGAAAAGAACAACTATAGCCTAA
- a CDS encoding Tll0287-like domain-containing protein, translating to MKLSLFAASLLIATSAMAADAAQTQNVKQEGVKYIKMLGGALKSQLQAKMKEDKTGLTALAFCTGSADDITNEVNKKLPPYAKVRRTSLKVRNGKVNTPDATDRKVMEEYVASIKAKKFSPKDIKVVEEGDATRVYKPLVAKAVCLKCHGSNLSPKISDAIKTAYPNDKATGFKEGDLRGVIVAEIKKH from the coding sequence ATGAAACTAAGTTTATTTGCAGCATCTTTGCTGATCGCCACTTCCGCTATGGCAGCCGATGCGGCACAGACACAGAATGTTAAACAGGAAGGTGTCAAATACATCAAAATGCTGGGCGGTGCCCTCAAATCACAGCTTCAGGCCAAAATGAAAGAAGACAAAACGGGATTGACCGCACTTGCTTTCTGTACAGGCAGTGCCGATGATATCACCAATGAAGTGAATAAGAAACTTCCTCCTTATGCAAAAGTAAGAAGAACGTCCCTCAAAGTAAGAAACGGCAAAGTCAATACACCGGATGCCACAGACCGGAAGGTTATGGAGGAATATGTTGCGTCGATCAAAGCCAAAAAATTCAGCCCGAAAGATATCAAAGTGGTAGAAGAGGGTGATGCAACAAGAGTCTACAAACCTCTCGTTGCCAAAGCAGTCTGCCTCAAGTGCCACGGTAGCAATCTCTCACCCAAGATCTCTGACGCCATCAAGACCGCTTATCCGAACGACAAAGCAACAGGTTTCAAAGAGGGTGATCTCAGAGGCGTCATTGTTGCGGAGATCAAAAAGCACTGA
- a CDS encoding methyltransferase domain-containing protein, which produces MQEILLLLQQHLEIHDTISFSVLHPDLAEGYAGTLLHIDGETYLYRSLKAWSDLAELLHCRMLMPKEGAYPMVTITFKKLETESSFHLDTPGDKEEKYGVTSKFFTIHKMEEPSFYYYYQQALENVTLEKRHRVLDLGVNRGDEFEVIRKQLNIHKYESMDFVGIDHSATAIEYADGCFPEENVTFYAYDINKLDDLNLGTFDLLISIGTLQSPGINFKPFFMSLVQNYLEKDAAVILGFPNSRWIGGEMVYGAKAPNYAMSEMSLLFNDVMFVKKYLQQKKYRVTITGKHYLFLTATKIRV; this is translated from the coding sequence ATGCAGGAGATTCTCCTCTTACTTCAACAGCATCTTGAAATACACGACACCATCTCTTTCTCTGTACTCCACCCTGATCTGGCAGAAGGGTATGCTGGTACTCTCCTGCATATAGATGGAGAAACGTACCTCTATCGCAGTCTGAAAGCATGGAGCGACCTGGCCGAACTGCTTCACTGCAGGATGCTCATGCCAAAAGAAGGGGCTTACCCGATGGTGACAATCACATTCAAAAAACTTGAAACAGAGAGTTCTTTTCATTTGGACACCCCTGGCGATAAAGAAGAAAAATACGGTGTCACCTCCAAATTTTTCACCATCCATAAAATGGAAGAGCCATCATTTTATTATTATTACCAACAGGCTTTGGAAAATGTGACACTCGAAAAGAGACACAGGGTATTAGACCTTGGTGTGAACCGAGGAGATGAGTTTGAAGTGATCAGAAAACAGTTGAATATTCATAAATATGAAAGTATGGACTTCGTAGGGATCGACCATTCAGCCACAGCCATAGAGTACGCTGATGGGTGCTTTCCGGAAGAAAATGTCACCTTCTATGCTTATGATATTAATAAATTGGATGATCTGAACCTGGGTACTTTTGACCTGCTTATCAGCATAGGAACATTGCAAAGTCCTGGTATCAACTTCAAACCTTTCTTCATGTCACTTGTTCAGAATTATCTGGAAAAAGATGCTGCGGTGATACTTGGCTTTCCAAATTCAAGATGGATCGGTGGAGAGATGGTTTACGGAGCAAAGGCCCCCAACTATGCCATGAGTGAGATGAGCCTGCTCTTCAATGATGTCATGTTCGTCAAGAAGTATCTGCAGCAGAAAAAGTACAGAGTTACCATTACCGGCAAGCATTATCTTTTTTTAACTGCAACCAAAATAAGGGTATAG